A window of the Lactuca sativa cultivar Salinas chromosome 5, Lsat_Salinas_v11, whole genome shotgun sequence genome harbors these coding sequences:
- the LOC111901564 gene encoding protein SULFUR DEFICIENCY-INDUCED 1 has protein sequence METSCRKKKEDDFHVLHKVPSGDGPYVKAKHTQLVEKDPEGAIIWFWKAINGGDRVESALKDMAVVMKQLDRTEEAIEAIKSFRCLCSKHSQPSLDNLLIDLYKKCGRFDEEIGLLKQKLRVIYRGEAFNGKPTKTARSHGKKFQVSVKQETAKILGNLGWAYMQKSNFMAAEVVYKKAQMIDPDANKACNLGLCLMKQARYKEAQLSLFDILSGRFPGADDSKACARAQQLLTELKTCRQPPSGLPENLLGLDLDDEFVTDLERLINVWAPYKSKRLPIFEEIDQFRDQLAF, from the exons atggaAACAAGTTGCAGAAAGAAAAAAGAAGACGATTTTCATGTTCTTCATAAAGTTCCTTCTGGAGATGGTCCATATGTTAAAGCTAAGCACACTCAG CTGGTAGAAAAAGATCCAGAGGGAGCAATTATATGGTTTTGGAAGGCGATAAATGGAGGAGATAGAGTGGAGAGTGCACTAAAAGACATGGCTGTTGTTATGAAGCAGTTGGATAGAACTGAAGAAGCCATTGAAGCCATTAAGTCCTTCAGATGCCTTTGCTCCAAACATTCCCAGCCATCTCTTGATAATCTCCTGATCGACTTATACAAG AAATGTGGTAGATTCGATGAAGAAATAGGGTTATTGAAGCAAAAGCTTAGGGTGATTTATAGAGGAGAAGCTTTTAATGGAAAACCTACAAAAACTGCTCGATCCCATGGCAAGAAATTTCAGGTCTCGGTTAAACAAGAAACTGCCAAGATTCTG GGTAATTTGGGATGGGCCTATATGCAAAAATCAAACTTCATGGCAGCAGAGGTTGTGTACAAGAAAGCCCAAATGATCGACCCTGATGCAAACAAGGCTTGTAACTTGGGTCTCTGTCTAATGAAACAGGCCCGTTACAAAGAGGCCCAACTCAGCCTCTTTGACATTCTTAGCGGTAGGTTTCCTGGAGCCGACGATTCCAAGGCCTGTGCCCGGGCTCAACAACTATTGACCGAGTTGAAAACATGTCGGCAACCACCTTCTGGTTTGCCGGAGAACCTCCTGGGTTTGGATCTAGATGATGAGTTTGTTACTGACCTTGAACGATTAATAAACGTATGGGCCCCTTATAAATCAAAAAGGTTGCCTATATTTGAAGAAATTGACCAATTTAGGGATCAATTGGCTTTCTAG
- the LOC111901563 gene encoding F-box/kelch-repeat protein At3g24760 — protein sequence MFMDKPGVGGPFCYLPPKLSHLSEFSQPQFLQSPNPFMHSNQMSNLLQRFIDQMEDSTTPKETDSSNNFFNFLSSDVTELILARLPVRSIIRCSAVCKLWHSIITAPLFSASAAAPPWFFLYGQNNIFVKNNQAFAFDPDSNEWIKLPTTLFPVSISQESSFIGSGGFFFNTTANNFSFAPILIPSWRETTPLKFSRLNPLVGVISSEFSSNSNQNNRFEQKLNLPNIIVVGGVRFIGGLVDIEDNLAVEIYNPTLDSWDLCPPLPADFRSGNSSQSLSSAFFKSKFYVFGIHSCFISSFDLSNRVWSEVQTLRPPGVITSFLISCRNQLMLAGLCNNPHGPSFNLWGIDELTMEFSEVAIMPPDLLNCLFDSDEDDRFASLKCVGVGKYIFVFNEEHRRNYPACVCEVSSDSKQCRWRRIPDLPEPVNRFHKVISFCSTISLRWILDGEVA from the coding sequence ATGTTTATGGATAAACCTGGTGTGGGTGGACCATTTTGTTATCTTCCACCAAAATTGTCTCATCTTTCTGAATTTTCTCAGCCACAATTCTTACAATCTCCAAATCCATTTATGCATTCCAATCAAATGTCTAATCTTCTTCAACGATTCATCGATCAAATGGAAGATTCAACTACCCCAAAAGAAACTGATTCATCCAACAATTTCTTCAATTTCCTCAGCTCTGATGTAACCGAACTCATCTTAGCTCGCCTCCCAGTTCGTTCAATCATCCGTTGCTCCGCTGTCTGCAAGCTATGGCACTCGATCATCACCGCCCCGTTGTTCTCCGCCTCCGCTGCAGCACCCCCCTGGTTCTTCCTCTACGGCCAAAACAACATTTTCGTGAAAAACAATCAAGCGTTCGCATTCGACCCTGATTCGAACGAGTGGATCAAGCTCCCAACAACTCTGTTTCCCGTTTCAATTTCGCAGGAATCATCCTTCATCGGTTCCGGTGGGTTTTTCTTCAACACCACCGCTAATAATTTCAGTTTTGCCCCAATTTTGATACCCTCATGGCGAGAAACAACACCTCTGAAATTCTCCCGTTTAAACCCTCTAGTAGGTGTTATCAGTTCTGAGTTTTCATCGAATTCGAATCAAAACAATCGATTTGAACAGAAATTGAATTTGCCCAACATTATTGTTGTGGGTGGTGTTAGATTCATTGGTGGTTTggttgatattgaagataatttaGCGGTTGAAATTTATAACCCAACTTTAGATTCGTGGGATCTTTGTCCACCGTTGCCGGCGGATTTCCGGTCAGGCAACTCTTCACAATCACTGTCTTCCGCTTTTTTCAAATCGAAATTCTACGTATTCGGTATACATTCATGTTTCATTTCATCCTTCGATTTAAGCAATCGAGTTTGGAGTGAAGTTCAAACACTCCGCCCACCAGGTGTGATCACATCATTCCTAATATCTTGCCGGAATCAGCTTATGTTGGCCGGATTATGCAACAATCCTCATGGACCTTCGTTTAATCTATGGGGAATTGACGAATTAACAATGGAGTTTAGTGAAGTTGCGATTATGCCTCCTGATTTGCTCAACTGTTTGTTTGATAGCGATGAAGATGATAGATTTGCTAGCTTGAAATGTGTTGGAGTTGGGAAATACATCTTTGTGTTTAATGAAGAACATCGCCGGAATTACCCTGCTTGTGTATGTGAAGTTAGCTCTGATTCCAAGCAGTGTAGATGGAGGAGGATCCCTGATTTGCCTGAACCGGTGAATAGGTTTCATAAGGTCATCAGTTTTTGCTCAACTATTTCACTTCGCTGGATTCTTGATGGTGAAGTTGCTtag